In Labilibaculum sp. DW002, one DNA window encodes the following:
- a CDS encoding DUF3332 domain-containing protein has translation MKKLNVFLLACFFFVLSIGQSGCYGPFRLTKNLHEWNGTVGDKFINSLVFFAFIVIPVYEVAVFIDGVVLNTIEFWTGDNPIAMGEKDKDVQIVKRDGNKYRITATKNKFHIEQLQGENKGDTAELIFDPESSSWNLKDGNKELQKLVQINEAANLIQVYKPNGQILTFDQNTNNLASIKTQLQAESINWSMK, from the coding sequence ATGAAAAAACTAAATGTATTTCTATTAGCCTGTTTCTTTTTCGTCCTTAGTATTGGTCAATCTGGATGCTATGGCCCTTTTCGATTGACAAAAAATCTACACGAATGGAATGGTACTGTCGGAGACAAATTCATTAACTCACTAGTATTTTTTGCATTTATTGTTATTCCTGTTTATGAGGTGGCAGTATTTATCGATGGAGTCGTGTTGAACACAATTGAATTTTGGACTGGCGATAATCCTATAGCAATGGGAGAAAAGGATAAAGATGTACAAATCGTAAAAAGAGATGGCAACAAATACCGTATCACTGCAACAAAGAATAAGTTTCACATTGAACAACTACAAGGTGAAAACAAAGGTGATACTGCTGAATTAATTTTTGATCCCGAAAGCAGCAGTTGGAACCTTAAAGATGGTAATAAAGAATTGCAAAAGCTTGTTCAAATAAACGAAGCAGCAAATCTAATTCAAGTTTACAAACCAAATGGACAAATTCTAACCTTTGATCAAAACACGAATAATTTGGCCTCAATAAAAACACAACTACAAGCAGAATCTATCAACTGGTCGATGAAATAG
- a CDS encoding ABC transporter substrate-binding protein: MLALKKRYIRNLKIEFLFLFFLLCIPLSSYSKPTNSPPKTEKIKLQLKYFHQFQFAGYYAALHKGYYKNAGLDVEIIEGGTINSIETVVSGQADYGIAANDILIERINKQPIVLLACIFQSSPSVFLSLEKSNIHTAHDLIDKKVMLLDEFRDPELMAIFHQEGIQINDIHRISTSYDINDLIGGKTDALNAYITNEPYFLKEQNIPHTIISPKTYGIDFYGDGIFTSEDEVKLNPDRVQAFLNASKKGWEYALENQDEIIDVIISKYSDKKSRAHLEFEAEQIKKLILNEYVEIGHINPGRIQNIADICAKMGMIPLNYDLTGFIYEPESFNTPTWLKWLLGTTLGLIIIVIGISSYLFLFNKQLKKAVAKQTSSLSNKNSELQKEISERIRIVAALKQSEKRFREMVENLPSGAILNENDKLFINKKAYEITGYTNKELADFDTWFLKLYPSSKKKNLQLYLENKNNNFNEIITTSITCKNGKQKQVEFHCYQFERKEIWLMNDISRRLKTENALIASENKLRAYIEESPNGLVIFSPNTKIVFTNRAFIDLMDISNDRLDDIYIPDFFAPKHLEQNQKLLTQLLTEGKCQGEVVIQSFQGKKHPVYISAVKLINNEYLAFIVDISAIKKAEHELRIALERAEESDRLKSAFLANMSHEIRTPMNGILGFSQLLLKPGLTQEKKEKYLDILNQNGKQLLGIINNIIDISYLEVNQLKSNPTSFSIKKLFDDLNTFFILDENRFHKTNVKLIFDNQVPQETDFVISDLGKIKQILINLINNALKFTKEGHIRISSQVKKSNLHLSVEDSGIGIPKEKQKLIFERFGQVENIYTRQFGGAGLGLPISKGLIELLKGELHMESNEGIGSKFEFHIPINTSPKETTLKNLKQEDK, from the coding sequence ATGCTTGCATTAAAAAAAAGATATATTAGAAATTTAAAAATTGAATTCCTTTTTCTATTTTTCTTATTATGCATTCCACTATCCTCCTATTCCAAACCAACCAATTCCCCTCCAAAAACTGAAAAAATAAAGCTTCAACTTAAATATTTTCATCAGTTTCAATTTGCAGGATACTACGCTGCACTTCATAAAGGTTATTACAAAAACGCTGGACTTGATGTAGAAATCATTGAAGGTGGCACAATTAATTCAATCGAGACGGTTGTCTCCGGTCAAGCAGATTATGGAATCGCTGCCAACGATATACTCATTGAAAGAATCAACAAACAACCTATCGTTTTACTGGCATGCATCTTTCAAAGTTCTCCATCCGTATTTCTGAGTCTCGAAAAATCGAACATTCATACCGCTCACGACCTTATAGATAAAAAAGTTATGCTCTTGGACGAATTCCGAGATCCGGAGTTGATGGCCATATTCCATCAAGAAGGAATACAAATCAATGATATCCATAGAATTTCAACCTCTTATGATATAAATGATCTTATTGGTGGTAAAACAGATGCATTAAACGCTTACATAACAAACGAACCATACTTTTTAAAAGAACAGAACATCCCTCACACTATCATATCTCCTAAAACTTATGGCATTGATTTTTATGGAGATGGTATTTTCACTAGTGAAGATGAAGTGAAATTAAATCCAGATAGAGTACAAGCTTTTTTGAATGCAAGCAAAAAAGGATGGGAATACGCCTTGGAAAATCAAGATGAGATTATTGACGTAATCATTAGCAAGTATTCAGATAAAAAATCAAGAGCTCATCTTGAATTTGAAGCTGAGCAAATCAAAAAGCTAATTCTAAACGAATATGTTGAAATAGGTCACATCAATCCAGGCAGGATTCAAAACATTGCCGATATCTGTGCAAAAATGGGAATGATTCCGCTTAATTACGATCTTACAGGATTTATCTATGAACCTGAATCATTCAATACGCCAACATGGCTAAAATGGCTTTTGGGAACAACTTTAGGCCTTATCATTATTGTAATTGGTATATCATCCTACTTATTTCTTTTCAACAAGCAATTAAAAAAAGCTGTTGCCAAACAAACATCAAGCCTTAGCAATAAAAATAGCGAATTGCAGAAAGAAATATCTGAAAGAATAAGAATTGTTGCCGCCTTAAAACAATCTGAAAAACGCTTTAGAGAAATGGTTGAAAACTTACCTTCAGGTGCCATTCTAAATGAAAATGATAAGTTATTTATAAATAAAAAGGCATACGAGATTACAGGATATACCAACAAAGAACTAGCGGACTTTGACACCTGGTTTTTAAAATTATATCCTAGTAGTAAAAAGAAAAATTTACAATTATACCTTGAGAATAAAAACAATAATTTCAATGAGATTATCACGACAAGTATTACGTGCAAAAACGGCAAACAAAAACAAGTAGAATTTCACTGCTACCAATTTGAACGCAAAGAAATATGGTTAATGAATGATATTTCTCGCAGATTAAAGACTGAAAATGCTTTAATTGCCAGTGAAAATAAACTCAGAGCTTACATTGAAGAATCTCCTAATGGATTGGTTATTTTTTCACCAAATACAAAAATAGTATTTACCAATCGGGCTTTTATTGATCTAATGGATATTTCAAATGATAGACTCGACGATATCTACATACCTGATTTTTTCGCTCCTAAGCATCTAGAACAAAACCAAAAATTACTCACCCAACTTTTAACGGAAGGCAAATGCCAAGGTGAAGTTGTTATTCAATCATTTCAGGGTAAGAAACACCCTGTATATATAAGTGCTGTAAAACTAATCAACAACGAATACCTAGCCTTTATCGTTGATATTTCCGCAATCAAGAAGGCTGAACATGAATTACGAATAGCTTTAGAAAGAGCAGAAGAAAGCGATCGGTTAAAATCAGCCTTTCTTGCAAACATGAGTCACGAAATTAGAACTCCTATGAATGGAATTCTTGGCTTTAGTCAATTACTATTAAAACCAGGTCTTACACAAGAAAAAAAAGAGAAATACCTCGATATTTTAAATCAAAATGGAAAACAATTACTTGGGATTATTAATAATATTATAGATATCTCCTACCTTGAGGTAAACCAATTAAAATCCAACCCAACGTCATTCTCCATTAAAAAACTGTTTGATGATCTAAACACCTTCTTTATTCTTGACGAAAATCGATTTCACAAGACAAATGTCAAACTCATATTTGACAACCAAGTTCCCCAGGAAACAGACTTCGTTATTTCTGATCTGGGCAAGATCAAGCAAATTCTAATAAACCTCATTAACAATGCTTTAAAATTCACTAAAGAAGGACACATTCGTATCTCATCGCAGGTTAAAAAATCAAATCTACACCTTAGCGTAGAAGATAGCGGTATTGGTATTCCAAAGGAAAAACAAAAATTGATTTTTGAACGATTTGGGCAAGTTGAAAATATTTACACTCGCCAATTTGGAGGTGCAGGCCTAGGCCTTCCTATTTCGAAAGGATTAATAGAACTACTTAAAGGTGAACTACACATGGAATCTAATGAAGGAATTGGGTCTAAGTTTGAATTTCATATCCCAATAAATACAAGCCCAAAAGAAACAACACTCAAAAACTTGAAACAAGAAGATAAATAG
- a CDS encoding glycosyltransferase family 2 protein: MNYDEFIRFISYFLDRIFISYAFVLIFSYTVLSIISGIALNFYLKKNSFVDYKVILDSPLAPSVSVLVPAFNEAKTIVDNVESIYTIHYNNFDVIVINDGSTDSTFDDMRTAFKLERVDFALNMEIPTKEVRGIYKSKLSTYSNLIVVDKENGGKADALNAGINVSDKALFMAIDADSILEPDAVLKLVKPFLERTDRRVIAAGGVVRIANSCLVENGRITDVKVPSNLLARMQVLEYTRSFLMGRMAWAQLDGLIIISGAMGMFDRDVVVQSGGYAHSIGEDMELVVRIRRYMSENREKYKIEYIPDPLCWTEAPVDIKVLGRQRSRWTRGTIETLTDHSKIFLSPQYGAMGLLGYPFWFLFEWLAPLIEVLGIIYVIILYFTDNLSLNFILVTSLFVYTFAVFFSTWAILYEELTFHRYERKMDVLRLWIAALLEPFILHPLTLCFAVKGNIEYLMGNRSWGKMERKGFLHNKEKKDDQLSKK, from the coding sequence ATGAATTACGACGAATTTATAAGGTTTATAAGCTATTTTTTGGATAGGATATTTATATCCTATGCATTCGTATTGATTTTTAGTTATACCGTTTTGAGTATTATTTCTGGTATTGCTTTGAATTTTTACCTGAAGAAAAATAGTTTTGTTGATTATAAAGTAATATTAGATTCTCCTTTAGCTCCTTCTGTTTCTGTTCTAGTTCCAGCATTTAATGAAGCAAAAACAATCGTTGATAATGTGGAATCCATTTATACGATTCATTACAATAATTTCGATGTAATTGTAATTAATGATGGTAGTACAGATTCTACCTTTGATGATATGAGGACGGCTTTCAAGTTGGAGAGAGTTGATTTTGCTTTGAATATGGAGATTCCTACCAAAGAGGTGCGTGGAATATATAAATCAAAACTATCAACCTATTCCAACCTGATCGTAGTAGATAAGGAGAATGGTGGGAAGGCTGATGCTTTGAACGCTGGAATTAATGTTTCCGATAAAGCATTGTTTATGGCTATTGATGCCGATTCAATTCTGGAGCCAGATGCTGTGTTGAAATTGGTGAAGCCATTTTTAGAGAGAACTGATCGAAGGGTAATTGCAGCTGGTGGAGTAGTTCGAATTGCCAACTCCTGTTTGGTTGAAAATGGACGAATTACCGACGTTAAAGTTCCGAGTAATTTATTGGCCAGAATGCAAGTGCTGGAATATACTCGTTCCTTTTTAATGGGACGAATGGCCTGGGCTCAATTAGATGGTTTGATTATTATTTCTGGGGCAATGGGTATGTTCGATAGAGATGTGGTTGTGCAAAGTGGTGGCTATGCGCATTCTATTGGAGAGGATATGGAGTTGGTTGTTCGTATCCGTAGGTATATGTCTGAAAATAGAGAGAAATACAAGATTGAATATATTCCAGATCCACTTTGCTGGACAGAGGCACCTGTAGATATAAAGGTTTTAGGTAGACAGCGAAGTAGATGGACAAGAGGAACAATAGAAACCTTAACCGATCATTCTAAAATATTTTTATCTCCACAATATGGAGCAATGGGCTTATTAGGTTATCCATTTTGGTTTTTATTTGAATGGCTAGCCCCTTTAATCGAGGTGTTAGGTATTATTTATGTAATAATTCTATACTTTACGGATAACTTGAGTCTAAATTTTATTCTTGTGACTTCTTTATTTGTCTATACTTTTGCCGTATTTTTCTCTACTTGGGCTATTTTGTACGAGGAGTTAACCTTTCATCGATACGAGCGAAAAATGGATGTTCTTCGTTTATGGATAGCTGCTCTTTTAGAGCCTTTTATTCTGCATCCGTTAACTTTATGTTTTGCAGTAAAGGGGAATATTGAATATTTAATGGGGAATCGTTCTTGGGGTAAAATGGAGCGTAAAGGATTTTTACATAATAAAGAAAAGAAAGATGATCAACTTTCTAAAAAGTAG
- a CDS encoding HEAT repeat domain-containing protein — MIIIFAIALMVLLPSIIFSKLYIAYRKERYERLFRKYSGYAVRFLIDELTDDELKELKSLKSKFHRKVFTAVLIAIDTAENKVVSRKIRKLYLDLKLNEDSVNKLRKRWHQKIKGIRELSHMRVKSENKRIMDYLQKPNEILRIESQMGLIKLLPFVPFAFLDSQEKPFTVWEQINVFDLIRKKRIEIPEFHLWLNHWNDSVVMFCLDMIRILKQNEAVPEVLKLVSHDNDLVKGKVIKTLVDLENKEAVGKLKELFLLEELPNQINIIRSIGHLKLESELSFLLENINDEEFKIRLECCKSIALIGEVGVNKLKSLALSGDEELKRIVKHVLDPRI, encoded by the coding sequence ATGATTATTATTTTTGCTATTGCACTTATGGTGTTATTGCCTTCAATTATATTTTCAAAATTATACATCGCTTATCGTAAGGAAAGATATGAGCGATTGTTCAGAAAGTATTCTGGTTATGCTGTTCGCTTTTTAATTGATGAATTGACTGATGATGAGCTTAAAGAGTTGAAAAGCTTAAAGTCGAAATTTCACAGAAAAGTTTTTACTGCCGTTCTAATTGCTATTGATACTGCTGAAAATAAAGTAGTCAGTAGAAAAATTAGAAAATTATATTTGGATTTGAAATTAAATGAGGACTCTGTAAATAAACTTCGAAAAAGATGGCATCAAAAAATTAAAGGTATCAGAGAGTTGAGTCACATGAGGGTGAAGAGTGAAAATAAGCGAATTATGGATTATCTTCAAAAGCCTAACGAAATTCTTCGTATTGAATCTCAAATGGGATTGATAAAATTGCTGCCTTTTGTCCCTTTTGCTTTTCTTGATTCACAGGAGAAGCCATTTACGGTATGGGAGCAAATTAATGTTTTTGATTTGATCCGTAAAAAGAGAATTGAAATACCTGAATTTCATTTGTGGCTAAATCATTGGAATGATTCTGTTGTGATGTTCTGCCTTGATATGATTCGAATTTTAAAGCAGAATGAGGCAGTGCCAGAAGTGCTTAAATTGGTAAGTCATGATAATGATTTGGTAAAAGGGAAGGTGATTAAGACGCTTGTGGATCTTGAAAATAAAGAGGCGGTTGGTAAATTAAAAGAACTTTTTTTACTCGAGGAGTTACCGAATCAAATTAATATCATTAGATCGATAGGACATTTAAAGTTGGAAAGTGAATTGAGTTTTTTGCTTGAAAATATTAATGATGAGGAATTTAAAATTAGACTGGAATGTTGCAAATCAATTGCATTAATTGGTGAGGTGGGAGTAAATAAGCTGAAATCCTTAGCTTTAAGTGGCGATGAAGAGTTAAAGAGGATAGTGAAGCACGTGTTAGATCCGAGAATATGA
- a CDS encoding CotH kinase family protein, translating to MNRFLNILMLGLLYASPIFAQDVSEKKDSLCGDRIFGVDVIHEVRISFLQSNPWDSLFLMKKERDSLEIKKYMQANVEVDGVKFYSSGVRIKGESSFEFYPGKKKSLKINFGKYIKKQKLDGLKTINLNNAFRDPSFLREKLYLDFMRKEGLPAPRCTYANVYVNGEYMGLYSLVEEINKGFLKRNFQNKKGAFFKGEPKASFEFLGDQIIDYQNSYRNKKDSIDGFSDLIDLIKVVNGKENEALVDFEEMFNIEDCLKIFAITNLFVNIDAYNIHYRHNFYLYKNKQTEKFEWIPYDGNYAFCAFSPEFNLEQAQQLDIFYQYEKKNSPLMKFIFANSEYRKFYLDYINHLLDDKFSKIALGDEIDKLTLRIRRSVYYDTHKMYSNEDFEKNINETIGDYNDAGAFIPGLKSFLNKRIDFLNKELKK from the coding sequence ATGAATAGATTTTTAAATATCCTAATGTTAGGATTGTTATATGCATCACCAATATTTGCTCAGGATGTTTCTGAAAAGAAAGATTCATTGTGTGGAGACAGAATATTTGGAGTAGATGTAATTCATGAAGTGCGTATTAGCTTTCTTCAAAGTAATCCTTGGGATTCATTGTTTTTGATGAAGAAGGAGAGGGATTCTCTGGAAATTAAAAAATATATGCAAGCTAATGTTGAAGTTGATGGAGTTAAGTTTTATAGCAGTGGCGTTAGAATAAAGGGAGAGTCTTCCTTTGAATTTTATCCTGGGAAAAAGAAGTCACTGAAAATTAATTTTGGGAAGTATATTAAAAAGCAAAAATTAGATGGTTTAAAGACTATTAATTTGAATAATGCTTTTCGAGATCCCAGTTTTTTAAGGGAAAAGCTTTATCTCGATTTTATGAGAAAAGAAGGTTTGCCAGCACCCCGATGTACTTACGCTAATGTATATGTGAACGGTGAATATATGGGCTTGTATTCTTTAGTAGAAGAGATTAACAAAGGCTTTTTAAAGCGTAATTTTCAAAATAAGAAAGGTGCATTCTTTAAAGGTGAACCTAAGGCTAGTTTTGAATTTTTAGGTGATCAAATTATAGATTATCAGAATAGTTATAGAAACAAGAAAGATTCGATAGATGGGTTTTCTGATCTGATTGATTTAATTAAAGTTGTTAATGGAAAGGAGAATGAAGCCTTGGTAGATTTTGAGGAAATGTTCAACATTGAGGACTGTTTGAAGATTTTTGCAATCACTAATTTATTCGTTAATATCGATGCTTATAACATTCATTATCGACATAATTTTTACCTGTATAAAAATAAGCAAACGGAAAAGTTTGAATGGATTCCTTATGATGGAAATTATGCCTTTTGCGCTTTTAGTCCAGAGTTTAATTTAGAACAAGCTCAGCAATTGGATATTTTCTATCAGTATGAGAAAAAGAATAGTCCATTAATGAAATTCATATTTGCGAATTCTGAATATCGCAAATTTTATCTCGACTATATCAACCATTTACTTGATGATAAATTTTCAAAAATTGCCTTGGGTGACGAAATTGATAAATTGACATTGAGGATTCGTAGGTCGGTATATTACGATACGCATAAGATGTATAGTAATGAGGATTTTGAGAAGAATATTAATGAAACGATTGGAGATTATAATGATGCGGGAGCATTTATACCGGGCTTAAAGTCATTTTTAAATAAACGAATTGATTTTCTAAATAAGGAATTGAAAAAATAG